One region of Salvia miltiorrhiza cultivar Shanhuang (shh) chromosome 3, IMPLAD_Smil_shh, whole genome shotgun sequence genomic DNA includes:
- the LOC131013997 gene encoding NAD(H) kinase 1-like isoform X1: MHNRRSPMSPSNSASGNGIVSPAENGCLDSTSVLSSEKSIEELIQQPPLQGIEDNLIEFSEALRTVAKALRRVTEGKASAQAEAAEWRRKYELATAHNLLLEHKVLSLGGQSSESNVEIARNLDDHAAVSNQNNDQCELCSGKDDICAHEVLQDGEPGSDCSASHKMMRKASFKLSWYCKGEKSDRHKHDVVSFEKGNITTAERSSKQISLKWESPPQTVLMLTKPNSTSVKILCSEIVRWLKEQKNLTIFVEPRVKSELLTESSYYSFVQTWLDDKDVLTLHTKIDLIVTLGGDGTVLWAASMFKGPVPPIVPFSLGSLGFMTPFHSEHYREYLLSILRGPLSITLRHRLQCHIIRDEAKSDNENEGPMLVLNEVTIDRGISSFLTNLECYCDNSFVTCVQGDGLILSTTSGSTAYSLAAGGSMVHPQVPGILFTPICPHSLSFRPLILPEYVTLRVVVPFNSRSQAWVSFDGKDRKQLAPGDALVCSMAPWPVPTACQVDSTSDFLRSIHDGLHWNLRKTQAFDGPRDP, translated from the exons ATGCATAATAGACGCAGCCCCATGTCTCCAAGCAACTCCGCCAGT GGCAATGGAATCGTGTCACCAGCAGAGAATGGCTGTCTAGATTCTACCTCGGTGTTGAGCTCAGAAAAATCTATAGAGGAACTTATTCAACAGCCTCCTCTCCAAGGAATTGAAGATAATCTGATTGAGTTCTCTGAGGCTTTGAGAA CCGTTGCCAAGGCACTGAGACGGGTGACAGAAGGTAAGGCTTCTGCTCAAGCCGAAGCTGCTGAATGGAGACGTAAATATGAACTGGCGACAGCACATAATCTGCTGTTGGAGCACAAAG TACTGTCATTGGGAGGCCAATCTAGCGAGTCAAATGTTGAGATAGCCAGAAACTTGGATGATCACGCTGCTGTCTCAAATCAAAATAATGATCAATGTGAGTTATGCAGCGGTAAAGATGATATTTGCGCTCATGAGGTTCTTCAAGATGGTGAACCTGGTTCCGACTGCTCTGCTTCGCATAAGATGATGAGGAAG GCATCATTTAAGCTATCATGGTACTGCAAGGGTGAAAAATCTGATCGCCACAAACATGATGTTGTGTCTTTTGAGAAGGGTAATATAACAACTGCAGAGCGTAGCAGTAAACAG ATTTCCTTGAAGTGGGAATCACCGCCACAGACTGTGCTTATGTTAACAAAACCAAATTCTACATCTGTCAAAATCCTATGTTCTGAAATTGTCAG ATGGTTAAAAGAGCAGAAAAATTTGACAATATTTGTGGAACCGCGAGTGAAGTCCGAGCTTCTGACAGAATCGTCGTACTATAGCTTTGTACAAACCTGGCTAGATG ACAAAGATGTGCTGACCCTGCATACAAAAATTGATCTCATTGTAACGCTTGGTGGAGATGGAACCGTCCTATGG GCTGCTTCTATGTTCAAAGGTCCGGTTCCTCCCATTGTGCCATTTTCTTTAGGTTCTCTGGGTTTCATGACCCCATTCC ATAGTGAACATTATCGCGAGTATCTTTTATCAATCCTACGTGGTCCTTTAAGTATCACATTAAGGCATCGGTTGCAGTGTCATATCATCAGAGATGAGGCCAAAAGTGATAACGAGAATGAAGGCCCTATGCTAGTCCTGAATGAAGTAACAATTGATCGTGGAATTTCTTCATTCCTAACAAATTTAGAATGCTATTGTGACAACTCTTTTGTGACCTGCGTACAAGGGGATGGTCTGATTTTGTCGACGACATCTGGGAGTACAGCATATTCCCTTGCTGCCGGAGGATCCATGGTCCATCCACAG GTTCCTGGAATATTGTTTACACCTATCTGCCCTCATTCTCTATCGTTTCGGCCTCTGATATTGCCTGAATACGTAACGCTGAGAGTAGTGGTGCCCTTCAATAGCAGAAGCCAAGCATGGGTGTCATTTGATGGCAAGGACAGGAAACAGTTAGCCCCCGGAGACGCACTCGTGTGCAGCATGGCCCCTTGGCCGGTTCCCACCGCGTGTCAAGTCGACTCGACCAGTGATTTCTTGCGCAGCATCCACGACGGTCTTCATTGGAATTTGAGGAAGACTCAGGCCTTTGATGGCCCTCGCGATCCCTGA
- the LOC131013997 gene encoding NAD(H) kinase 1-like isoform X2: MNWRQHIICCWSTKFCLAVLSLGGQSSESNVEIARNLDDHAAVSNQNNDQCELCSGKDDICAHEVLQDGEPGSDCSASHKMMRKASFKLSWYCKGEKSDRHKHDVVSFEKGNITTAERSSKQISLKWESPPQTVLMLTKPNSTSVKILCSEIVRWLKEQKNLTIFVEPRVKSELLTESSYYSFVQTWLDDKDVLTLHTKIDLIVTLGGDGTVLWAASMFKGPVPPIVPFSLGSLGFMTPFHSEHYREYLLSILRGPLSITLRHRLQCHIIRDEAKSDNENEGPMLVLNEVTIDRGISSFLTNLECYCDNSFVTCVQGDGLILSTTSGSTAYSLAAGGSMVHPQVPGILFTPICPHSLSFRPLILPEYVTLRVVVPFNSRSQAWVSFDGKDRKQLAPGDALVCSMAPWPVPTACQVDSTSDFLRSIHDGLHWNLRKTQAFDGPRDP, from the exons ATGAACTGGCGACAGCACATAATCTGCTGTTGGAGCACAAAG TTTTGCTTGGCAGTACTGTCATTGGGAGGCCAATCTAGCGAGTCAAATGTTGAGATAGCCAGAAACTTGGATGATCACGCTGCTGTCTCAAATCAAAATAATGATCAATGTGAGTTATGCAGCGGTAAAGATGATATTTGCGCTCATGAGGTTCTTCAAGATGGTGAACCTGGTTCCGACTGCTCTGCTTCGCATAAGATGATGAGGAAG GCATCATTTAAGCTATCATGGTACTGCAAGGGTGAAAAATCTGATCGCCACAAACATGATGTTGTGTCTTTTGAGAAGGGTAATATAACAACTGCAGAGCGTAGCAGTAAACAG ATTTCCTTGAAGTGGGAATCACCGCCACAGACTGTGCTTATGTTAACAAAACCAAATTCTACATCTGTCAAAATCCTATGTTCTGAAATTGTCAG ATGGTTAAAAGAGCAGAAAAATTTGACAATATTTGTGGAACCGCGAGTGAAGTCCGAGCTTCTGACAGAATCGTCGTACTATAGCTTTGTACAAACCTGGCTAGATG ACAAAGATGTGCTGACCCTGCATACAAAAATTGATCTCATTGTAACGCTTGGTGGAGATGGAACCGTCCTATGG GCTGCTTCTATGTTCAAAGGTCCGGTTCCTCCCATTGTGCCATTTTCTTTAGGTTCTCTGGGTTTCATGACCCCATTCC ATAGTGAACATTATCGCGAGTATCTTTTATCAATCCTACGTGGTCCTTTAAGTATCACATTAAGGCATCGGTTGCAGTGTCATATCATCAGAGATGAGGCCAAAAGTGATAACGAGAATGAAGGCCCTATGCTAGTCCTGAATGAAGTAACAATTGATCGTGGAATTTCTTCATTCCTAACAAATTTAGAATGCTATTGTGACAACTCTTTTGTGACCTGCGTACAAGGGGATGGTCTGATTTTGTCGACGACATCTGGGAGTACAGCATATTCCCTTGCTGCCGGAGGATCCATGGTCCATCCACAG GTTCCTGGAATATTGTTTACACCTATCTGCCCTCATTCTCTATCGTTTCGGCCTCTGATATTGCCTGAATACGTAACGCTGAGAGTAGTGGTGCCCTTCAATAGCAGAAGCCAAGCATGGGTGTCATTTGATGGCAAGGACAGGAAACAGTTAGCCCCCGGAGACGCACTCGTGTGCAGCATGGCCCCTTGGCCGGTTCCCACCGCGTGTCAAGTCGACTCGACCAGTGATTTCTTGCGCAGCATCCACGACGGTCTTCATTGGAATTTGAGGAAGACTCAGGCCTTTGATGGCCCTCGCGATCCCTGA